A single genomic interval of Zobellia nedashkovskayae harbors:
- a CDS encoding RagB/SusD family nutrient uptake outer membrane protein — MKKLIILFSAAVFLLMSCEDKFLDLQDLDSVTEIVFFDNPQDFEDGANDFYSGLHSPKASNPGTGDNDGFAEISDYGTELNGYAQDFGQGVNNPTFEDLYWKNAYWYLRDINTLIKKGEEYVANGGSASEISESIATAYFFRAYHHFRLLKRFGGAPIMTVVAGLDDEVLDSPRNSRYELVTQVLADLDLAIAGLPETAVGPDLGKISSIAATAYKARVLLFEGTWEKYVGTVTDFEGSGGPTVTADAYIAQAVTAAKEVIDSGAFEIWNQNADPLMENNSYKWLFSLEGADSNPGGYTKASNKEFIIQSIFDHAANDQIRSQFTQINESRNSATQVALDMYSTTDGLPLVDKNDVAINSPLFEGYAKQSDQFENRDRRMWANFGGGTAPVEGSNAILAISNVNNSNLSNQKFTTWNKYRSVREESYNYPHLRYGEILLTYAEALFERDGSISDGDLDLSVNLLRNRAGIAPLTNALVTSNDLDMLDEIRRERTVELYMEDNNHWNDIRRWNTAVDLLSNNIIGAVIEGTEYETNSDLFDPSTAIYGFVDDYPSGVGPVRALIIDPASFRTYNIKNYLWPLPLEELVLSPSLKQNPGW, encoded by the coding sequence ATGAAAAAATTAATAATCCTATTTTCAGCAGCCGTATTCCTATTGATGAGCTGTGAAGATAAATTTCTAGATTTACAAGATTTAGATAGTGTTACGGAGATTGTCTTCTTTGACAATCCGCAAGATTTTGAAGATGGTGCTAACGATTTTTACAGTGGGCTACATTCGCCAAAAGCATCAAACCCTGGTACTGGAGACAATGACGGTTTTGCAGAAATTTCAGATTACGGCACAGAGTTAAACGGGTATGCGCAAGACTTTGGACAAGGAGTTAATAACCCAACATTTGAGGACTTGTATTGGAAAAATGCATACTGGTACCTTAGAGATATAAATACTTTAATTAAAAAAGGAGAAGAGTATGTTGCTAATGGCGGTAGTGCATCAGAGATAAGTGAATCTATTGCAACGGCTTACTTTTTTAGAGCATACCATCACTTTAGATTATTAAAACGTTTTGGTGGCGCTCCTATTATGACCGTAGTAGCTGGTCTAGATGATGAAGTTTTAGATTCTCCAAGAAATAGCAGGTATGAACTTGTAACACAAGTTTTAGCAGACTTAGATCTGGCTATTGCAGGTTTACCGGAAACAGCTGTGGGCCCTGATCTTGGAAAAATTAGTAGTATTGCCGCAACAGCGTATAAAGCTCGTGTACTTTTATTTGAAGGTACTTGGGAAAAATACGTAGGTACTGTTACCGACTTTGAAGGATCTGGTGGACCAACAGTTACCGCAGATGCTTATATCGCACAGGCAGTTACAGCAGCAAAAGAAGTTATAGATAGTGGTGCTTTTGAGATTTGGAACCAAAATGCAGACCCACTAATGGAAAATAATTCATATAAATGGTTGTTTTCTTTAGAAGGTGCAGATTCAAACCCTGGGGGCTATACCAAAGCATCAAATAAGGAATTCATAATACAAAGTATATTTGACCATGCAGCAAACGATCAAATACGTTCTCAATTTACGCAAATAAATGAAAGTAGAAACTCGGCTACACAAGTTGCGCTAGATATGTATTCGACTACAGATGGGTTACCACTAGTTGATAAAAATGATGTAGCAATAAATAGCCCTCTATTTGAAGGTTACGCTAAGCAATCAGACCAATTTGAAAATAGAGATCGAAGAATGTGGGCTAATTTTGGAGGGGGAACAGCACCCGTTGAAGGATCAAATGCAATTTTAGCAATTTCAAATGTTAATAATTCTAATTTATCCAATCAAAAATTCACTACTTGGAATAAGTATAGAAGTGTTCGCGAAGAATCTTATAATTATCCTCACTTAAGATATGGTGAAATATTACTTACCTATGCTGAAGCATTGTTTGAGCGTGATGGTTCTATTTCTGATGGTGATTTAGATTTATCTGTTAATCTACTTAGAAATAGAGCAGGCATTGCTCCTTTAACTAATGCATTGGTTACTTCCAATGACTTAGATATGTTAGATGAGATTAGAAGAGAAAGAACCGTTGAATTGTACATGGAAGATAACAACCATTGGAATGATATTCGACGATGGAACACAGCGGTAGATTTACTTAGTAACAACATAATCGGAGCTGTTATTGAAGGAACTGAATACGAAACTAATAGTGATCTTTTTGATCCATCCACCGCTATTTATGGCTTTGTAGATGATTACCCTTCTGGAGTAGGACCAGTACGTGCTTTAATAATTGACCCTGCAAGTTTTAGAACATATAATATTAAAAATTACTTGTGGCCATTACCATTAGAAGAACTTGTTTTGAGCCCAAGTTTGAAACAAAACCCTGGGTGGTAG
- a CDS encoding SusC/RagA family TonB-linked outer membrane protein gives MTTEKRKQTNLKYVAGLLGILGFLISGACTNLYAVTSSSINLNITDVQDLTITGTVIGSDDGMPIPGANVIVKGTTTGTTTDFDGNFSINVASSNSILVFSSIGFAAKEVTVENNTTINVSLDMDVAALDEVIVVGFGTAKKETLTGAVEQISSEVFEDRAVSNVALALQGQTPGLTVNRSSSRPGNENVNLQIRGVTSINGGSPLIVIDGAPAFDDSEFFQMNPDDIETISVLKDGAASIYGSRAANGVILVTTKKGKGKMKIEFNSNTRMNFLGLKPPFPSYQEYGQLWLDTAEQDLAATGVANYWNWGEEALQGIASGQAGYYATPIVDGWGEGGFLYLAPADRYEDLYGSNIGHQQSLSLSGSSDQARYRLSMGVSESQGALKTAYDGIKQFSVRLNTDFDITERLNLATNISLQKNRTSSPSSGFGRGLVGQDAPIFPAKNSLGQWYGNFGRYSTNSIAATSEGGRDDLEENIAKISLNLKYDLGSGFSVNATGTYNHVNSRQDITQLTVPVFGWEGESYNEAVNSTSSIETIHLTNEYQTYGGFLNYETKLGKHNFKAMVGMTAELNEFEGLSAKRTDIVNEGVFDLAVASGVPTIGGAGNNNSRGQDHDGLYSYLTRLNYDYNEKYLVELVGRRDGSSRFAPGFKFNNYGSASVGWNIHKESFLENLESLSNLKLRASIGSSGNQAGIGRYDYVSTISQGTELFGEGGTLSNTASVAGITTTQRSWEVVTIKNIAIDFGLFNNKLSGTFETYERENKDMLLGRSYSALLGGDAPETNIGNLKTTGWEAMLNWKDQKGDFSYNIGVNMSDNTNELVNLEGGGGSIQAGYNELVEGFPLNSYFVFETDGLFQSQAEVDAYNALYDKDGSSVPNGGNALRVGDTKIVDLDGDGSINAINQDNEKGQGDIKYVGDAQTHYVFGINLGAKYKGFDFTAFMQGALQQNVLRQGVSAFPFNNPWPNQTNAYNGLTWTPENTGATYPRLTAQRTLARWNWSNTDTFIQNNKYIRLKNIVIGYSLPADVLDKLNMDKIRIYVSGNDLFELSSLVDGYDPEDGNVPTVTESNVQQSVYPFQRTVAIGVNLAF, from the coding sequence TGGTATTCTCTTCAATTGGGTTTGCTGCTAAAGAAGTGACCGTAGAAAATAACACAACAATAAACGTGTCACTAGATATGGATGTCGCCGCTCTTGATGAAGTGATTGTAGTGGGTTTCGGTACGGCTAAAAAAGAAACCTTAACAGGTGCTGTTGAACAAATTAGTTCTGAAGTTTTTGAAGATCGTGCGGTTAGTAATGTGGCATTAGCTTTACAAGGACAAACGCCAGGTCTTACTGTTAATAGATCTTCTTCAAGACCAGGTAATGAAAATGTTAATTTACAAATTAGGGGTGTTACTTCAATTAATGGTGGAAGCCCATTAATTGTAATAGATGGTGCGCCAGCATTTGACGACAGTGAATTTTTTCAAATGAACCCAGATGATATTGAAACTATTAGTGTTCTTAAAGATGGTGCCGCATCTATATATGGTTCTAGAGCAGCAAATGGTGTCATTTTAGTTACTACCAAAAAAGGTAAAGGTAAAATGAAAATTGAGTTCAATTCTAATACTAGAATGAATTTTCTAGGCTTGAAACCACCTTTTCCGTCATATCAAGAATACGGGCAATTATGGCTAGATACAGCAGAACAAGATTTAGCTGCAACTGGTGTTGCTAATTATTGGAACTGGGGAGAAGAAGCTTTACAAGGTATTGCATCTGGACAAGCTGGCTATTACGCAACTCCAATAGTTGACGGCTGGGGAGAAGGCGGATTCTTATATCTAGCGCCTGCAGATCGTTATGAAGATTTGTATGGATCTAACATAGGTCATCAACAAAGTTTGAGTCTTTCTGGAAGTTCAGACCAAGCAAGGTATCGATTATCTATGGGCGTATCTGAATCACAAGGTGCATTAAAAACTGCTTATGATGGTATAAAACAATTTTCGGTACGTTTAAATACAGATTTTGATATTACAGAAAGACTAAATTTAGCCACTAACATTTCATTACAAAAAAACCGTACATCTAGTCCTTCTTCAGGTTTTGGACGAGGCTTAGTTGGACAAGATGCCCCCATATTTCCTGCAAAAAATTCTCTTGGTCAATGGTATGGCAATTTTGGTCGATATTCTACAAATTCCATAGCCGCTACTAGTGAAGGTGGTAGAGACGATTTGGAAGAGAATATAGCAAAAATCTCTTTAAATCTTAAGTATGATCTTGGGTCTGGTTTTAGTGTAAATGCTACTGGAACATATAACCATGTAAATAGTAGACAAGATATTACTCAATTAACAGTACCAGTATTTGGTTGGGAAGGCGAAAGTTATAATGAAGCAGTAAATTCAACGTCAAGTATTGAAACTATACATCTCACTAATGAATATCAAACCTATGGTGGTTTCTTAAACTACGAGACTAAATTAGGTAAGCATAATTTTAAAGCTATGGTAGGCATGACAGCTGAACTAAATGAATTTGAAGGGCTTAGTGCAAAAAGAACTGATATTGTAAATGAAGGTGTGTTTGATTTAGCAGTTGCTTCAGGAGTTCCGACAATTGGCGGGGCTGGAAACAACAACAGCAGAGGCCAAGACCATGATGGCCTATACTCTTATTTAACAAGACTTAATTATGATTATAATGAGAAGTACTTGGTAGAATTAGTAGGTAGACGTGATGGTTCTTCTAGATTTGCTCCTGGATTTAAATTCAATAATTATGGAAGTGCATCAGTTGGTTGGAACATTCACAAAGAGAGTTTTTTAGAAAATCTTGAAAGTTTAAGTAATTTAAAGCTTAGAGCTAGTATTGGTTCTAGTGGTAATCAAGCAGGTATAGGTAGGTACGATTATGTGTCTACAATATCTCAAGGCACTGAACTTTTTGGTGAGGGAGGAACATTAAGTAATACTGCATCAGTTGCTGGTATAACAACTACACAACGCTCTTGGGAAGTTGTTACAATCAAAAATATCGCTATTGATTTTGGACTTTTTAACAACAAGCTATCTGGTACTTTTGAGACCTATGAAAGAGAAAACAAAGATATGCTTTTAGGCAGATCTTATTCTGCACTATTAGGTGGAGACGCCCCAGAAACAAATATTGGAAATTTAAAAACCACTGGTTGGGAAGCCATGTTAAACTGGAAAGATCAAAAAGGAGATTTCTCCTATAACATTGGTGTAAATATGAGTGACAACACAAATGAACTAGTTAACCTAGAAGGTGGCGGAGGCTCAATACAAGCAGGTTATAATGAGTTGGTTGAAGGTTTTCCTTTAAATTCCTATTTTGTATTTGAAACCGATGGCCTCTTCCAATCACAAGCAGAAGTAGATGCCTACAATGCCTTATATGATAAAGATGGCTCTTCAGTGCCTAATGGAGGAAACGCTCTGCGTGTTGGTGATACTAAAATAGTAGATTTAGATGGAGACGGTAGTATTAACGCAATAAACCAAGACAATGAAAAGGGTCAAGGTGATATTAAATATGTAGGAGATGCACAAACACACTATGTTTTTGGTATCAACCTAGGAGCAAAATATAAAGGTTTTGATTTTACCGCCTTTATGCAAGGTGCACTACAACAAAATGTACTTAGACAAGGAGTTAGTGCTTTTCCTTTTAATAATCCATGGCCTAACCAAACAAACGCTTATAATGGCCTTACTTGGACTCCAGAAAATACAGGTGCAACATATCCTAGATTAACAGCTCAGCGAACTCTTGCCCGATGGAACTGGTCTAACACAGATACATTTATTCAAAACAACAAATATATACGTCTTAAAAATATTGTTATAGGGTATTCATTACCTGCAGATGTTTTAGACAAGTTAAATATGGATAAAATACGTATTTATGTTTCTGGAAATGATCTTTTTGAGCTCAGTTCTTTGGTTGATGGTTATGACCCTGAAGACGGGAACGTTCCAACAGTTACCGAATCTAATGTACAACAATCAGTATACCCATTTCAACGAACTGTTGCTATTGGAGTTAATTTGGCATTTTAA